One genomic window of Medicago truncatula cultivar Jemalong A17 chromosome 1, MtrunA17r5.0-ANR, whole genome shotgun sequence includes the following:
- the LOC25482846 gene encoding ATP-dependent RNA helicase DEAH12, chloroplastic — translation MYVQITVLIGETGSGKSTQLVQFLADSGVGANESIVCTQPRRIAAKSLAERVREESGGCYEDSSIKCYSSFSSWNKFDSRIIFMTDHCLLQHYMSDKNLSGISCIIVDEAHERSINTDLLLALIKNLLSKRVEMRLIIMSATADAKQLSDYFYGCGIFRVPGRNFPVEVRYVPSEYEGRSRSSVVDPYVSDVVKMATEIHRTEKEKEGTILAFLTSQLDVEWACEKFEAPSAVALPLHGKLSSEEQFHIFKNYPGKRKVIFSTNVAETSLTIPGVKYVIDSGLVKDSRFDPSSGMNVLKVCWISQSSANQRAGHAGRTEPGRCYRLYSEADYQSMEPNQDPEIRRVHLGVAVLKILALGVKNVQDFDFVDAPSTSSIERAIGNLIQLGAIKLNNDVYELTPEGRRLARMEIEPRLGKLVLGCFQYTLGREGIALAAMMANARSVFCRVGNEDDKQKSDCQKVQFCHCEGDLFTLLSVYMEWEVQPQNWKNKWCWENSINAKSMRRCQNTFLELESCLESELGLVVPSYWRWDPHNPSIHDENMKKAILSSLSENVAMYSGRNQLGYIVAQTEKHVQLHPSCSLLVFSQRPSWVVFYELCSESNEYLFCVSAVDFQSLYSLKPPPLFDVSKMEEQKLQTKTLVGFGKHVLKRFCGKGNLLGHVSRIRKACMDERIFVDVNFDENHIQLYACSNDMNTASKLVNDVLQYEKKRLHTECMEKCLYHGFGSSSPVAMFGSGAEIKHLELEKLPLSVDVFHPNVNAIDEMELLMFFEKNTSGCMCDMQKFTGMVKDVEDKAKWGKITFMTSNAAKRAAELDGEEFCGSPLKIVHSQSAMGGDTTFSFPAVEARISWLRRPIKAVGIIKCDKNDVDFIIRDFEKLIVDGRRYVRCAPSDKYLDNILITGLDKEVPETEILDVLRSATSRRILDFFFKRGDAVENPPCSVIAETILKEISPLMPKKKPHISSCRVQVFPPKPKDYSMNALIHFDGRLHLEAAKALEKIDGKVLPGFHSWQKIKTQRLFHSTLIFSPPVYHVIKGQLEKVLARFNNLEGLEWKLDITPNGSHRVKITANATKTVAEGRRLLEELWRGKVIVHDNLTPATLQPILSKDGSSLTSSIQKATSTYIQFDRRNMKLRIFGSPDKIALAEKKLIQSLLSLHDEKQSVIRLSGRDLPSDFMKQVVKNFGPDLHGLKEKVPGADLRLNTRNRTILCHGNSELKSRVEEITFEIARLSNPSSERFDTGPSCPICLCEVEDGYQLEGCGHLFCRSCMVEQCESAIKNQGSFPIRCAHQGCGNHILLVDFRTLLSNDKLEELFRASLGAFVASSSGTYRFCPSPDCPSIYRVADPDTASVPFVCGACYSETCTRCHIEYHPYVSCERYRQFKDDPDSSLRDWCKGKEQVKNCPACGHVIEKVDGCNHIECKCGKHICWVCLEFFTTSGECYSHMDTIHLGVD, via the exons ATGTATGTACAGATAACAGTGTTGATTGGAGAGACAGGTTCTGGGAAGAGTACTCAATTAGTGCAGTTTCTTGCTGATTCGGGCGTTGGGGCCAATGAGTCAATTGTGTGCACTCAGCCTCGCAGGATTGCTGCAAAATCATTGGCTGAAAGGGTCCGGGAAgaaagtggtggatgttatgAAGACAGTTCAATCAAGTGTTATTCTTCATTTTCATCTTGGAACAAGTTCGATTCCAGGATAATCTTCATGACAGATCATTGTTTATTGCAGCACTacatgagtgataaaaatttgtCTGGGATTTCGTGTATTATAGTGGACGAGGCTCATGAAAGGAGTATAAATACTGATTTACTGTTGGCATTGATAAAGAATTTACTTTCTAAGAGGGTTGAAATGCGGCTTATCATCATGTCTGCCACAGCTGATGCAAAGCAGTTATCTGATTACTTCTATGGTTGTGGAATTTTTCGTGTGCCAGGGAGAAACTTCCCTGTGGAGGTGAGATATGTTCCATCTGAATATGAAGGACGATCTCGTTCTTCTGTTGTGGACCCTTATGTTTCCGATGTTGTTAAAATGGCAACTGAAATTCACAGaacagagaaagagaaagaaggaaCTATTCTTGCCTTTCTTACATCACAGTTAGATGTAGAATGGGCTTGTGAAAAGTTTGAAGCCCCCTCTGCAGTAGCTTTGCCCTTGCATGGAAAACTTTCGTCTGAAGAGCAATTTCATATTTTCAAGAACTATCCTGGAAAAAGAAAAGTGATATTTTCAACGAATGTCGCAGAGACATCACTTACGATTCCTGGTGTTAAGTATGTGATAGATTCTGGATTGGTTAAAGATAGTCGTTTTGATCCTAGCAGTGGGATGAATGTACTTAAGGTTTGCTGGATCAGCCAGAGTTCTGCTAACCAACGGGCTGGTCATGCTGGGAGGACCGAGCCTGGTAGATGCTATAGACTGTACTCAGAAGCTGATTATCAGTCTATGGAACCAAATCAAGATCCCGAGATTCGAAGAGTTCATCTTGGCGTAGCAGTTTTGAAGATCCTTGCTTTAGGGGTGAAGAATGTCCAGGATTTCGATTTTGTGGATGCTCCATCCACTAGCTCTATTGAGAGGGCAATCGGGAATCTAATTCAATTAGGAGCCATTAAACTCAACAATGATGTTTATGAATTAACTCCTGAAGGTAGGCGCTTAGCAAGAATGGAGATTGAACCCAGGCTTGGTAAACTCGTTCTTGGTTGTTTCCAATATACCTTGGGTAGGGAAGGCATTGCCCTAGCTGCCATGATGGCCAATGCTAGAAGCGTATTTTGCAGAGTTGGTAATGAAGATGATAAGCAAAAATCTGATTGTCAGAAAGTGCAATTTTGCCATTGCGAGGGTGACCTTTTTACTCTTCTCTCTGTGTACATGGAATGGGAAGTCCAGCCTCAAAATTGGAAGAATAAATGGTGTTGGGAAAACAGCATCAATGCCAAATCTATGAGGAGATGCCAAAACACATTTTTGGAGTTAGAATCTTGCCTAGAGAGTGAACTTGGCCTTGTTGTTCCAAGTTACTGGCGCTGGGACCCTCATAACCCTTCTATTCACGATGAGAACATGAAAAAGGCTATACTGTCCTCACTTTCTGAAAATGTAGCCATGTACTCTGGACGCAATCAACTTGGTTACATAGTAGCTCAAACGGAGAAACATGTTCAACTACATCCATCTTGTTCCTTGCTTGTATTTTCCCAGAGGCCTAGTTGGGTGGTTTTTTATGAGCTTTGTTCAGAGTCTAATGAATATTTGTTCTGTGTGAGTGCTGTTGACTTTCAATCATTATACAGCCTTAAACCTCCTCCCTTGTTTGATGTATCCAAGATGGAAGAGCAGAAGTTGCAAACAAAGACGCTGGTTGGTTTTGGCAAACATGTTCTCAAGAGATTTTGTGGGAAAGGAAATTTGCTCGGTCATGTTTCTCGTATTAGGAAAGCTTGTATGGACGAAAGAATATTTGTTGACGTGAATTTTGACGAGAACCACATTCAGCTGTATGCCTGTTCCAATGATATGAATACAGCTAGTAAGCTGGTGAATGATGTTTTACAATATGAGAAGAAGAGGTTACACACTGAATGTATGGAAAAATGTTTGTATCATGGGTTTGGTTCCTCATCACCCGTGGCTATGTTTGGCTCTGGTGCTGAGATAAAGCATTTGGAACTTGAGAAGCTTCCCTTGAGTGTTGATGTGTTTCACCCAAACGTAAATGCAATTGACGAAATGGAGCTCCTGatgttttttgagaaaaatacttCTGGTTGTATGTGTGACATGCAAAAGTTCACAGGCATGGTGAAAGATGTTGAGGATAAAGCAAAATGGGGCAAGATAACATTTATGACCTCCAATGCTGCCAAAAGAGCTGCTGAGCTGGATGGAGAAGAGTTTTGTGGTTCGCccctaaaaatagttcattcaCAGTCAGCTATGGGAGGGGATACAACATTTTCATTTCCTGCAGTTGAAGCAAGAATTTCTTGGCTTCGTAGGCCTATCAAAGCAGTTGGCATAATCAAATGTGATAAAAATGATGTGGATTTCATCATTAGAGATTTTGAAAAACTTATCGTAGATGGAAGAAGGTATGTTCGTTGTGCTCCCAGTGATAAGTATTTGGACAACATTCTTATAACTGGGCTTGACAAAGAGGTTCCTGAGACTGAAATTTTGGATGTGCTAAGATCTGCTACTAGTAGAAGGATTCTAGATTTTTTCTTTAAGAGAGGAGATGCTGTTGAAAATCCACCATGCAGTGTGATTGCAGAGACAATATTAAAAGAAATCTCCCCCTTAATGCCCAAAAAAAAACCTCACATTAGTTCTTGCCGTGTTCAGGTGTTTCCACCTAAGCCGAAGGATTATTCGATGAATGCTTTAATTCATTTTGATGGAAGATTACATTTAGAAGCAGCAAAAGCTTTGGAGAAAATTGATGGAAAGGTGTTGCCCGGATTTCATTCTTGGCAGAAGATAAAGACCCAGCGTTTGTTTCACAGCACCTTGATATTTTCTCCTCCAGTGTATCATGTGATTAAGGGACAACTGGAAAAAGTGCTGGCACGTTTCAACAATTTAGAAG GTCTTGAGTGGAAACTAGACATAACTCCTAATGGCTCCCACCGAGTGAAAATAACAGCCAATGCCACAAAGACGGTGGCAGAAGGTAGGAGACTTCTGGAAGAACTGTGGAGAGGGAAAGTCATTGTCCACGACAACCTCACCCCTGCCACTCTACAGCCCATATTGTCCAAAGATGGTTCTAGTCTTACAAGCTCAATACAGAAAGCGACTTCAACTTACATTCAATTTGATAGGCGCAACATGAAGTTACGGATATTTGGTTCGCCGGACAAGATTGCTTTGGCTGAGAAAAAGTTAATTCAATCTCTCTTGTCCCTCCATGACGAAAAACAGTCAGTAATCCGTCTGAGTGGAAGGGACCTACCTTCTGATTTTATGAAGCAAGTGGTTAAGAATTTCGGGCCAGATCTTCATGGACTAAAAGAGAAGGTACCCGGGGCAGATCTTAGGCTTAACACACGCAACCGGACAATCCTTTGTCATGGTAACTCGGAGTTGAAATCAAGAGTGGAGGAAATAACTTTTGAGATTGCACGTTTAAGCAATCCTTCAAGCGAGAGATTTGACACTGGACCTAGTTGCCCAATTTGCTTGTGTGAGGTTGAGGATGGATATCAGCTTGAAGGTTGTGGTCATTTGTTCTGCCGGTCATGTATGGTGGAGCAGTGTGAATCTGCTATAAAAAACCAAGGCAGTTTCCCAATACGTTGTGCTCATCAGGGCTGTGGAAATCATATTTTGCTTGTAGATTTCAGAACTCTCCTGTCAAATGATAAGTTGGAAGAACTTTTCAGGGCTTCTTTGGGAGCTTTTGTAGCCTCAAGTTCAGGAACCTATAGGTTTTGTCCATCTCCTGACTGCCCCTCAATCTATAGAGTTGCAGATCCCGACACAGCTAGTGTTCCATTTGTTTGTGGGGCATGTTATTCAGAGACTTGTACCAGGTGCCACATAGAGTATCATCCGTACGTTTCATGTGAGAGATACCGACAATTCAAGGATGACCCGGATTCATCTCTGAGGGATTGGTGCAAAGGGAAAGAACAAGTTAAGAATTGCCCGGCATGTGGGCATGTAATTGAGAAGGTAGATGGGTGCAATCACATTGAGTGCAAATGTGGAAAACATATCTGCTGGGTTTGCTTAGAGTTCTTTACAACCAGTGGTGAATGTTATAGCCATATGGATACTATACACTTGGGCGTAGATTAA
- the LOC112418127 gene encoding putative disease resistance RPP13-like protein 1 yields the protein MASVVAEAFLSAFVEVLLEKMISTEFVNFIRSKKLDISLLEKLKLTLLSLQAVLNDAEEKQITNPAVKQWLGNLRDVVFEADDLLDKINTEALRSKVNKVRNILSSNFKQSYGLVNFDIQRLFERLEHFARKGHVLGLKEGVSCSVWNGTPTSSVLDESAIYGRDGDRKKLQELLLHASDDGNKIGVISIVGMGGLGKTTLAKLLYNDPEVKEKFDLKGWAYISKDFDIVRVTKTLLESVTFKTIDANNMNTMHTEFVTSKITDTGDLNTLQVQLQQSLIHKRFLLVLDDMWDGSYVDWNNLKDIFNVGEMGSKIIITTRDERVALVTQTFLPIHYLAPMQSDECWSLLSKHAFGASNYRLRSNLEAIGKEIAKKCDGLPLAAVALGGLLRTKLSQDDWNDVLKSNIWNLPNVGVQQTLLSSYHYLPAPLKRCFAYCSIFPKNSILQKNMVVQLWMAEGLVHKSKRQKSWEKVGEEYFDELVSRSLIRRRYIDGEECYEMHDLVNDLATMVSSPYCIKLDEHEINDKVRHLSCIRRKYDSYSKFDKLNGLKGLRTFLVLPLQEPVWLIYSISDRVVRELLPAMKQLRVLSLSNYRSITELPNSIGNLICLRYLNLSNTAIERLPSVTCNLYNLLTLLLFGCWCLVELPEDIVKLVNLRHLDIRGTQLKEMPVQITRLQNLQTLSDFAISNHRDGLKVRELGKFPHLKGNLSISNLQNITDPFDAFEANLKMKEQIDNLELQWILHGSSGTTSQSSQIQALVLQQLQPSTNLKNLTIKGYGGTSFPNWLGDSLFSNMVYLHISGCDHCSLLPPLGQLHGLKKLSIASMKSVKSLGSEFYGNSSCPSFQPFPSLETLEFEEMLEWEEWNLTEATKFPSLTNLSLETCSKLKGNMPCNLPSLTTLELKVCDLLLESRHSDDQIIQSIWSPLNSLRQLTLVGFPSLMSFPRDGLPKTLQSLTIHDCENLKFLPCESLHNYSSLEDINIFYSCNSAHLIH from the coding sequence ATGGCAAGTGTTGTTGCAGAAGCGTTCCTATCAGCTTTTGTGGAGGTTTTGCTGGAAAAGATGATTTCAACCGAGTTTGTGAACTTCATTCGGAGCAAGAAACTTGACATTTCACTCTTGGAAAAGCTAAAATTAACATTGCTGAGTCTTCAAGCTGTACTGAATGATGCTGAAGAGAAACAAATCACCAATCCTGCTGTCAAGCAATGGCTGGGTAACCTGCGAGATGTTGTCTTTGAAGCTGATGATTTGTTAGACAAAATCAATACCGAGGCATTAAGAAGTAAAGTGAATAAGGTGCGGAACATTCTTTCTTCTAATTTCAAACAGTCTTATGGATTGGTCAATTTTGATATTCAAAGATTATTTGAAAGATTGGAACACTTTGCACGGAAAGGACACGTGCTTGGATTGAAAGAAGGTGTTTCTTGCAGTGTTTGGAATGGAACTCCTACAAGTTCTGTGTTGGATGAATCTGCTATTTATGGCAGAGATGGTGACAGAAAAAAACTTCAAGAACTTTTGCTGCATGCTAGTGATGATGGCAACAAAATAGGAGTGATTTCCATTGTGGGAATGGGAGGCTTGGGTAAAACAACTCTTGCTAAACTTCTTTACAACGATCCGGAAGTAAAGGAgaaatttgatttgaaagggtGGGCATATATCTCAAAAGATTTTGATATTGTCCGGGTCACTAAAACCCTTCTTGAATCTGTTACTTTTAAAACAATTGATGCCAATAACATGAATACCATGCATACGGAATTTGTCACTTCAAAAATAACCGACACTGGTGACCTGAATACTCTACAGGTGCAACTGCAGCAAAGTTTAATCCATAAAAGGTTTTTGCTAGTACTGGATGACATGTGGGATGGAAGTTATGTGGATTGGAACAATCTCAAAGACATCTTTAATGTTGGGGAAATGGGAAGTAAGATCATCATCACAACACGAGATGAAAGAGTTGCACTAGTCACGCAAACCTTTCTTCCTATCCACTATTTGGCACCCATGCAAAGTGATGAATGTTGGTCTTTACTTTCAAAACATGCATTTGGAGCAAGTAACTACAGGCTCCGGTCCAATCTAGAAGCAATTGGGAAAGAAATTGCCAAAAAATGTGATGGTTTACCGTTAGCTGCTGTAGCACTTGGGGGTCTTCTCCGCACCAAACTGTCACAGGATGACTGGAATGATGTACTAAAAAGTAACATTTGGAATTTGCCAAATGTTGGGGTGCAGCAGACTCTTCTATCTAGCTATCATTATCTTCCGGCTCCTTTAAAAAGATGTTTTGCTTACTGTTCAATTTTTCCAAAGAACTCCATCTTGCAAAAAAATATGGTAGTTCAGTTATGGATGGCAGAAGGCTTGGTGCATAAGTCCAAAAGACAGAAAAGTTGGGAAAAAGTAGGAGAAGAATACTTTGATGAACTAGTGTCAAGGTCACTGATACGTCGTCGGTATATTGATGGGGAAGAATGCTATGAAATGCATGACCTTGTCAATGATTTAGCTACAATGGTTTCATCTCCATATTGCATCAAGTTAGACGAACATGAAATAAATGATAAGGTACGTCATTTGTCATGCATTAGAAGGAAATATGACTCGTACagtaaatttgataaattaaatgGACTTAAAGGTCTACGTACCTTCTTGGTCTTGCCATTACAAGAACCGGTGTGGTTAATCTATTCCATATCAGACAGGGTGGTACGCGAATTATTGCCAGCGATGAAACAATTACGCGTGCTGTCGTTGTCAAACTACAGGAGTATCACCGAGTTGCCCAATTCTATTGGAAATTTGATATGTCTGCGATACTTAAATCTCTCTAACACAGCGATTGAAAGGCTTCCGTCTGTAACATGCAACCTCTACAATCTGTTGACCTTGTTGTTGTTTGGTTGTTGGTGTCTTGTTGAATTGCCTGAGGACATCGTAAAATTGGTTAATCTACGCCACCTTGATATCAGAGGTACTCAATTGAAGGAGATGCCAGTACAAATAACCAGACTACAAAATCTTCAAACTTTGTCTGATTTTGCTATTAGCAATCATCGTGATGGATTGAAGGTTAGAGAGTTGGGAAAATTTCCGCATCTAAAGGGAAATCTTTCCATCTCAAATCTACAAAATATCACTGACCCCTTTGATGCTTTTGAAGCAAATTTGAAGATGAAAGAACAAATTGACAACTTGGAACTACAGTGGATTCTACATGGCAGCAGTGGCACTACTAGTCAAAGTTCACAAATTCAAGCACTTGTACTTCAACAACTTCAACCTTCAACAAATTTGAAGAATCTCACCATCAAAGGTTACGGTGGAACAAGCTTTCCGAATTGGTTGGGTGATTCATTATTTAGCAACATGGTGTATCTGCACATAAGTGGCTGTGATCATTGTTCTTTGCTGCCACCGCTTGGACAACTACATGGTTTGAAAAAACTCAGTATTGCCAGTATGAAATCGGTAAAGAGTCTTGGTTCTGAATTTTATGGAAATAGTAGTTGTCCTTCGTTTCAACCATTTCCTTCCTTGGAGACTCTGGAATTTGAAGAGATGCTCGAGTGGGAGGAATGGAACTTGACTGAAGCAACGAAGTTTCCCAGTCTGACAAATCTGTCACTGGAAACATGTTCTAAACTCAAAGGAAACATGCCTTGCAACCTTCCTTCGTTAACTACACTTGAGTTAAAGGTGTGTGATCTGCTTCTGGAGTCAAGGCACTCAGACGATCAAATCATCCAATCGATATGGTCTCCTCTTAATTCTCTACGGCAGTTGACTTTGGTCGGCTTTCCCTCTCTAATGTCTTTTCCAAGAGACGGTCTACCCAAAACCTTACAATCTCTCACCATCCATGattgtgaaaatttaaaattcctTCCTTGTGAATCCTTGCACAATTATTCATCACTCGAggacataaatatattttatagttGTAACTCTGCACATTTGATACATTGA
- the LOC25480764 gene encoding F-box/kelch-repeat protein At3g23880 — protein sequence MSLSKLLPELIDDILLRLPQKPLARFKCVSKHYNSLISNPEFTKLHLQRLPKISHTLISLEEANTWVITPHSVHHLLEHPSSITEEEDASLRFNMNENDCFTIGSANGLVSLISVKSQKGGIKEICTQFWNPTLRLRSEDSPNLTPLTSNDNMLSRVHFGFGYDDLSDTYKVVAVFWNCIAQKMEAKVHCMGDSSWRNTLACHDFPILLQRTIVGPFLNGSVNWLTYHNLNCHLYERENVTINQLLIFSLDLRKETCKYILLPDSTTVVSQDLLKLAVLRGCLCFYYNHMRTHFVLWEMKEFGVQESWTQLVNVSYVHLQIGEFLNWLLLPVCLSENGDVVMLVCEEEDEAIMYNQKDGIVEPVELSNNQIRYADEHMQSLVLPCPRPH from the exons ATGTCTCTTTCGAAACTTCTTCCAGAACTCATAGACGACATCTTACTGCGGCTTCCGCAGAAGCCTCTTGCGAGATTCAAATGTGTATCCAAACACTATAATTCACTCATTTCCAACCCTGAATTCACAAAACTTCACCTTCAAAGATTACCTAAAATTTCACACACCCTAATTAGCTTGGAGGAAGCGAATACTTGGGTTATAACTCCGCACTCAGTGCATCATTTACTTGAACACCCGTCATCCATTACCGAAGAAGAAGACGCTAGTCTTCGTTTTAACATGAACGAGAACGATTGTTTTACAATTGGCTCTGCTAACGGATTGGTCAGTTTGATCAGTGTAAAATCACAAAAGGGTGGAATTAAAGAAATTTGTACTCAGTTTTGGAACCCTACTTTACGGTTAAGATCCGAAGACTCACCAAATTTGACGCCTCTAACATCTAATGATAATATGTTGTCCAGGGTCCACTTTGGTTTCGGCTATGATGATTTAAGTGACACATACAAG GTGGTAGCTGTGTTTTGGAATTGTATAGCACAAAAGATGGAGGCGAAAGTTCATTGCATGGGCGATAGTTCTTGGAGAAATACTCTTGCTTGCCATGATTTTCCAATTTTACTACAAAGGACTATCGTTGGACCATTTCTGAATGGTAGTGTTAACTGGTTAACGTATCATAACTTAAATTGTCATTTGTATGAAAGGGAAAATGTTACCATTAACCAGTTATTGATTTTTTCGCTTGATTTGCGAAAGGAGACATGTAAGTATATTTTGTTGCCAGATAGTACAACCGTAGTGTCCCAAGATCTACTAAAACTTGCTGTTTTGAGGGGTTGCTTGTGTTTTTATTATAACCACATGAGAACCCATTTTGTTTTGTGGGAAATGAAAGAGTTTGGAGTTCAAGAGTCTTGGACTCAGTTGGTGAATGTTAGCTATGTTCATCTTCAAATTGGTGAGTTCCTTAATTGGTTGTTGTTGCCGGTGTGTCTATCCGAAAATGGAGATGTCGTGATGCTAGTTTgcgaagaagaggatgaagctATTATGTATAATCAGAAAGATGGCATTGTTGAACCTGTTGAACTTTCTAACAACCAAATTCGTTATGCTGATGAACATATGCAGAGCTTGGTTTTGCCTTGTCCTCGTCCACATTAA